In Deinococcus aerius, the following proteins share a genomic window:
- a CDS encoding Gfo/Idh/MocA family protein yields MTVTVAILGCGNRGADVYARHLAAQGARVTHLVDPRPARLGEVAARHGLGPEACFLDADAFFALGRVADALVIATPDHAHVGPCVRALGLGYDVLLEKPICLEEAELDRLLAAEAASGGRVTVCHVLRATPFFRRVREVLDSGRLGRLVGMQHAENVAYWHYAHSFVRGNWAQSPPAAPFVLAKSGHDLDLLRWFAGASPVRVSSEGSLFHFRPEEAPPGASDRCVTCPVVECPYDARRIYPTRDPERWPVTVLTAGGISLADALASGPYGRCVYGGGNDVVDHQAVTVVFEGGVTAGLTVSAFTHNNTRTLKLLGTHGELRGHLDRGEIEVHDFRTDGVELLAVDVSGNHGGGDTALVAAWLAFLRGEAGVPTPLAESLDSHRMAFAAGGDGGTGVRRLVRS; encoded by the coding sequence TCTGGCGGCGCAGGGGGCGCGGGTGACCCACCTCGTCGATCCCCGGCCCGCCCGCTTGGGCGAGGTTGCCGCTCGGCACGGGTTGGGGCCGGAGGCGTGCTTTCTCGATGCGGACGCCTTTTTCGCCCTGGGCCGGGTGGCAGACGCGCTGGTGATCGCCACACCCGACCATGCCCACGTGGGGCCGTGCGTGCGGGCACTGGGCCTCGGCTACGACGTGTTGCTGGAAAAGCCCATCTGTCTGGAGGAGGCCGAGCTGGACAGGCTGCTGGCGGCGGAGGCGGCATCGGGCGGGCGCGTGACGGTTTGCCACGTGCTGCGCGCCACGCCTTTTTTCCGCAGGGTCCGGGAGGTGCTGGACTCGGGGCGGCTGGGGCGGCTGGTCGGCATGCAGCATGCGGAGAACGTGGCGTACTGGCACTACGCGCATTCGTTCGTGCGGGGCAACTGGGCGCAGTCGCCGCCCGCCGCGCCCTTCGTGCTGGCGAAGAGCGGGCACGACCTCGACCTGCTGCGCTGGTTTGCGGGGGCGTCGCCCGTCCGGGTGAGCAGCGAGGGGTCGCTGTTCCACTTCCGGCCGGAGGAGGCGCCGCCGGGGGCCTCGGATCGCTGCGTGACCTGCCCGGTGGTGGAGTGCCCCTACGACGCCCGGCGTATTTACCCCACCCGCGACCCGGAGCGGTGGCCGGTCACGGTGCTGACGGCGGGGGGCATCTCTCTCGCCGACGCCCTCGCGTCTGGGCCCTACGGGCGCTGCGTGTACGGCGGGGGGAACGACGTGGTGGACCACCAGGCGGTCACGGTCGTCTTCGAGGGCGGGGTGACGGCGGGGCTCACGGTGAGTGCCTTCACCCACAACAACACGCGGACCTTGAAGCTCCTGGGCACCCACGGCGAGTTGCGCGGGCACCTGGACCGGGGCGAGATCGAGGTCCACGACTTCCGCACGGACGGGGTCGAGCTGTTGGCGGTCGATGTGAGCGGCAACCACGGCGGCGGGGACACCGCGCTCGTCGCCGCGTGGCTGGCCTTCCTGCGGGGGGAGGCGGGGGTGCCCACGCCCTTGGCCGAATCGCTCGACTCGCACCGGATGGCGTTCGCGGCGGGGGGGGACGGTGGAACGGGTGTGAGGCGGCTTGTACGGTCCTGA
- a CDS encoding alpha/beta fold hydrolase has translation MNAESRYTRVRGLLTHARVRGEGPPLVIIPGLGCASWMYTRVARELARARTVYAYDPPGHGRSAGRPGSPRTIEGLTDHLAAWLAESGLGRVPLLGHSLGGEVVFDLAARYPGHVSAAIACAPTGIPENPSVREQLLRLLLDLPRERPGLFLPALAAYTRSGPARMLRLAQDQSQHDTGPLLPHVLAPTLLLDGTHDPVIQAWTLEAICAAIPDATVREIPGGTHALTDSFPRTVARYTLDFLREVGA, from the coding sequence TTGAACGCCGAGTCCCGCTACACCCGCGTCCGCGGCCTGCTCACCCACGCCCGGGTGCGCGGCGAGGGGCCACCTCTCGTCATCATTCCTGGCCTGGGCTGCGCCTCCTGGATGTACACCCGGGTCGCCCGGGAGCTCGCCCGCGCGCGCACCGTGTACGCCTACGACCCCCCCGGCCACGGCCGGAGCGCGGGCCGCCCCGGTTCCCCGCGCACCATCGAGGGCCTGACCGATCACCTCGCCGCCTGGCTCGCCGAGTCGGGCCTGGGCCGCGTGCCGCTGCTGGGCCACTCCCTCGGGGGAGAGGTGGTCTTCGACCTCGCCGCGCGCTACCCCGGCCACGTCTCCGCCGCGATCGCCTGCGCGCCCACCGGCATCCCGGAAAACCCCAGCGTGCGGGAGCAGTTGCTGCGCCTCCTCCTCGACCTGCCCCGCGAGCGGCCCGGCCTGTTCCTCCCCGCCCTGGCCGCCTACACCCGCAGCGGCCCCGCCCGCATGCTGCGCCTGGCGCAGGACCAGAGCCAACACGATACCGGCCCCCTGCTCCCCCACGTGCTGGCCCCCACCCTGCTCCTCGACGGCACCCACGACCCCGTCATCCAGGCCTGGACCCTGGAGGCGATCTGCGCCGCCATCCCCGACGCCACCGTCCGCGAGATCCCCGGCGGCACCCACGCCCTCACCGACTCCTTTCCCCGAACGGTGGCGCGCTACACCCTCGATTTCCTCCGGGAGGTGGGGGCGTGA
- a CDS encoding alpha/beta fold hydrolase has protein sequence MLGRVRALQFRSRGATLRYDATGHGDPIVLVHGLSGSSRWWRHNVPALSGTHRVYVLDLAGYGQARRQRSLGVRAAADLIAAWLDHLDLRNVTLIGHSLGGHISMHVAARRPERVRVLVLACASGLLRDRLYRVALHLPRAVLTGRVTFVPRILADAARSGPLNLWRSTRDLLKDSVQDLLPGLTARTLVIWGGRDALVPPSLGRALAAAIPGARYEEIPRAGHVVMVDAPGEFNALVLDFLREGT, from the coding sequence ATGCTCGGGCGCGTGCGAGCCCTGCAATTTCGCTCCCGTGGGGCGACCCTGAGGTACGACGCGACCGGGCACGGCGATCCCATCGTGCTCGTCCACGGCCTGAGCGGGTCGAGCCGCTGGTGGCGGCACAATGTCCCCGCGCTGTCGGGGACCCACCGCGTCTACGTCCTCGACCTCGCGGGCTACGGGCAGGCGCGGCGCCAGCGGTCGCTGGGCGTGCGGGCCGCCGCCGACCTGATCGCCGCCTGGCTCGACCACCTCGACCTCAGGAACGTCACCCTGATCGGGCACTCCCTGGGGGGCCACATCTCCATGCACGTCGCCGCCCGCCGCCCCGAGCGGGTGCGCGTCCTCGTCCTCGCCTGCGCGAGCGGCCTGCTGCGGGACCGGCTCTACCGGGTCGCCCTGCACCTGCCCCGCGCCGTCCTGACCGGCCGGGTCACCTTCGTGCCGCGCATCCTCGCCGACGCCGCGCGCAGCGGGCCGCTCAATCTGTGGCGCAGCACCCGCGACCTGCTGAAAGACAGCGTGCAGGACCTCCTGCCCGGCCTCACCGCCCGGACGCTGGTGATCTGGGGCGGGCGGGACGCGCTGGTGCCCCCCTCGCTGGGCCGCGCGCTCGCCGCCGCGATCCCCGGCGCCCGCTACGAGGAGATTCCCCGTGCGGGCCACGTGGTGATGGTGGACGCGCCGGGGGAGTTCAACGCGCTCGTCCTCGACTTCCTGCGTGAGGGCACTTGA
- the pdxT gene encoding pyridoxal 5'-phosphate synthase glutaminase subunit PdxT, translated as MTPSPTTTIGVLALQGAFREHRQRLEALGARVREVRLPTDLSGLDGLILPGGESTTIARLMTDFGLWDPIREFHARGGALWGTCAGAILLAREVLGAPPQFGGQQDSLAVMDLSVRRNAFGRQVDSFHTGLDIPELGAPFPAVFIRAPVIERVGEGVEVLARHEGRIVLARQGRLLASSFHPELTPDTRLHALFLKMAAVPVPG; from the coding sequence ATGACCCCATCCCCCACCACCACCATCGGCGTCCTCGCCCTCCAGGGCGCCTTCCGCGAACACCGCCAGCGCCTGGAAGCCCTCGGCGCCCGCGTCCGCGAGGTGCGCCTCCCCACCGACCTGAGCGGACTGGACGGCCTGATCCTCCCCGGCGGGGAGAGCACCACCATCGCCCGGCTGATGACCGATTTCGGGCTGTGGGACCCCATCCGTGAGTTCCACGCGCGCGGCGGGGCCCTCTGGGGCACCTGCGCGGGCGCGATCCTGCTCGCCCGGGAAGTTCTCGGCGCCCCCCCCCAGTTCGGCGGCCAGCAGGACAGCCTCGCCGTCATGGACCTCAGCGTGCGGCGCAACGCCTTCGGGCGCCAGGTGGATTCCTTCCACACCGGGCTCGACATCCCCGAACTCGGCGCCCCCTTCCCCGCCGTCTTCATCCGCGCGCCCGTGATCGAGCGGGTGGGGGAGGGGGTGGAGGTGCTCGCCCGGCACGAGGGAAGGATCGTCCTCGCCCGCCAGGGGCGGCTGCTCGCCTCCTCCTTTCACCCCGAACTCACGCCCGACACGCGGCTGCACGCGCTGTTCCTGAAGATGGCCGCCGTCCCCGTCCCCGGCTGA
- the pdxS gene encoding pyridoxal 5'-phosphate synthase lyase subunit PdxS — protein MSDVQTGTPQIKQGFAEMFKGGVIMDVVTADQARIAEAAGATAVMALERVPADIRADGGVARMSDPKMIKEIIAAVTIPVMAKVRIGHFVEAQILQALGVDFIDESEVLTPADDGFHIEKTKFTVPFVCGAKNLGEALRRVGEGASMIRTKGEAGTGNIIEAVRHARTVLGEIRAIQARPTEELMTVARDLQAPYHLVQYVHEHGKLPVVNFAAGGVATPADAALMMHLGLDGVFVGSGIFKSGNPERRARAIVKAVTHYGNPDVLAEVSEDLGAPMTGINIDSLIPEERLAGRGW, from the coding sequence ATGAGCGACGTACAGACCGGAACCCCCCAGATCAAGCAGGGCTTCGCCGAGATGTTCAAGGGCGGCGTGATCATGGACGTGGTGACCGCCGACCAGGCCCGCATCGCCGAGGCCGCCGGGGCGACTGCCGTGATGGCGCTGGAGCGCGTGCCCGCCGACATCCGCGCGGACGGCGGCGTGGCCCGCATGAGCGACCCCAAGATGATCAAGGAGATCATCGCCGCCGTGACGATCCCGGTGATGGCGAAGGTCCGCATTGGCCACTTCGTCGAGGCGCAGATCCTCCAGGCACTCGGCGTGGACTTCATCGACGAGTCGGAGGTCCTGACCCCCGCCGACGACGGGTTCCACATCGAGAAGACGAAATTTACCGTCCCCTTCGTCTGCGGCGCCAAAAATCTGGGCGAGGCCCTGCGCCGCGTCGGTGAGGGCGCCTCCATGATCCGCACCAAGGGCGAGGCGGGCACCGGCAACATCATCGAGGCCGTGCGCCACGCCCGCACCGTGCTGGGCGAGATCCGCGCCATTCAGGCCCGCCCCACCGAGGAGCTGATGACGGTGGCCCGCGACCTCCAGGCCCCCTACCACCTCGTCCAGTATGTCCACGAGCACGGCAAGCTGCCCGTCGTGAACTTCGCCGCCGGCGGCGTCGCCACCCCCGCCGACGCCGCCCTGATGATGCACCTGGGCCTCGACGGCGTGTTCGTCGGCAGCGGCATCTTCAAGAGTGGCAACCCCGAGCGCCGCGCCCGCGCCATCGTCAAGGCCGTCACCCACTACGGGAACCCCGACGTGCTCGCCGAAGTCAGCGAGGACCTCGGCGCCCCCATGACCGGCATCAACATCGACAGCCTGATCCCCGAGGAGCGCCTCGCCGGACGCGGCTGGTAA
- a CDS encoding response regulator: MRAPAADLRLLVVDDEEQILELLDLTLGLQGFRVVTARSGPDALAAAREATFDVIVMDVLMAPWDGFETVRRLQAELRAAMPPVVFLSGLNRPDHVPGLVTEYLVKPFRPSQLVESIRRVAAARN, encoded by the coding sequence GTGAGGGCCCCCGCCGCCGATCTGCGCCTGCTCGTGGTGGACGACGAGGAGCAGATCCTCGAACTGCTCGACCTCACCCTGGGCCTCCAGGGCTTCCGGGTGGTCACCGCCCGCAGCGGCCCCGACGCGCTCGCCGCCGCCCGCGAGGCCACCTTCGACGTGATCGTGATGGACGTGCTCATGGCCCCCTGGGACGGCTTCGAGACCGTGCGGCGCCTCCAGGCCGAGCTGCGGGCCGCCATGCCGCCCGTCGTCTTCCTCTCGGGCCTCAACCGGCCCGACCACGTGCCCGGCCTCGTCACCGAGTACCTCGTCAAACCCTTCCGGCCCTCGCAACTTGTCGAGAGCATCCGCCGGGTCGCCGCGGCCCGCAACTGA
- a CDS encoding peptidoglycan DD-metalloendopeptidase family protein has product MPEFPPRPPRGHAPLPWRPLSPRLALTLALAALAPLAAARPASPEGVADLLGVPTPADLLRTALPTVHLTHVAEPPSILVVTPQPPASVAARYGVPPAAVAALPRPAGEQARLLRVRLPAPAPAHPPALPASIVTHTVRPGETLASIAADAGLSLVELLSANLDRSSLDDLEAGETLHIPTAERGLLVRIKPGQTALTLIAGYGADLARTACANDVLPTALGVGDYLLLPGVRADGLYTRLVEHREAREEAERRAEMQARYDRYLAQQKERERARLQERYAMQEKYEAYLAWRDSPGRQRLIEAYERQAQYEAAQAALREREQARQPLSVQPAGVNVSTRLTWPVQNARVTSRFGEADIDYHKQVFHGGVDLAAPAGTPVYAAADGTVTESGYGAYGMNVYTAQGDSTLVYGHLSRTAVTAGQTVRRGDLLGEVGCTGICTGPHLHFEVRLDGRAVDPLALLP; this is encoded by the coding sequence GTGCCCGAGTTTCCCCCCCGCCCCCCACGGGGCCACGCCCCCCTGCCTTGGCGGCCACTTTCCCCGCGTCTGGCCCTCACCCTCGCGCTGGCCGCCCTCGCCCCCCTCGCCGCCGCCCGGCCCGCGAGCCCGGAAGGCGTCGCCGACCTCCTGGGTGTGCCCACCCCCGCGGACCTGCTCCGGACCGCCCTCCCCACCGTCCACCTGACGCACGTGGCTGAGCCCCCCAGCATCCTCGTCGTGACTCCCCAGCCCCCGGCGAGCGTCGCCGCCCGCTACGGGGTGCCCCCGGCGGCGGTGGCCGCCCTGCCCCGCCCCGCCGGGGAACAGGCCCGCCTCCTGCGCGTGCGGCTGCCCGCCCCCGCCCCGGCCCACCCGCCCGCGCTGCCCGCCTCCATAGTCACCCACACCGTGCGGCCCGGCGAGACCCTGGCGAGTATCGCGGCGGACGCGGGCCTGAGTCTCGTCGAGCTCCTGAGCGCCAACCTCGACCGGAGCAGCCTGGACGACCTGGAGGCGGGCGAGACCCTCCACATCCCGACCGCCGAGCGCGGTCTGCTCGTGCGAATCAAGCCCGGGCAGACCGCCTTAACGCTCATCGCCGGGTACGGGGCCGACCTCGCCCGCACCGCCTGCGCGAACGACGTGCTGCCCACCGCCCTCGGCGTGGGCGATTACCTCCTGCTCCCCGGGGTGCGCGCGGACGGCCTGTACACCCGGCTCGTCGAGCACCGCGAGGCACGGGAGGAGGCCGAGCGGCGGGCCGAGATGCAGGCCCGGTACGACCGCTACCTCGCCCAGCAGAAGGAGCGTGAGCGTGCCCGGCTCCAGGAGCGGTACGCCATGCAGGAGAAGTACGAGGCCTACCTCGCCTGGCGGGACAGCCCCGGGCGCCAGCGCCTGATCGAGGCGTACGAGCGGCAGGCGCAGTACGAGGCCGCCCAGGCCGCCCTCCGCGAACGCGAGCAGGCCCGCCAGCCCCTCAGCGTCCAGCCCGCTGGGGTGAACGTTTCCACCCGCCTCACCTGGCCGGTGCAGAATGCCCGCGTCACCAGCCGCTTCGGGGAGGCCGACATCGACTACCACAAGCAGGTCTTTCACGGCGGGGTGGACCTCGCCGCCCCCGCCGGGACCCCCGTGTACGCGGCGGCGGACGGCACGGTCACCGAAAGCGGGTATGGTGCGTACGGCATGAACGTCTACACGGCGCAGGGGGACAGCACGCTGGTGTACGGCCACCTCAGCCGCACCGCCGTGACCGCCGGGCAGACTGTCCGGCGCGGCGACCTGCTGGGCGAGGTCGGCTGCACCGGCATCTGCACCGGCCCGCACCTGCACTTCGAGGTCCGGCTGGACGGGCGGGCGGTCGACCCCCTGGCCCTGCTGCCGTGA
- the rho gene encoding transcription termination factor Rho: MTEPHIAPLPFHELQQKILPELHLIAAQSGIENYRKLKKDALALAIMERQAEAEGQVLARGYLDISADGYGFLQADLLEPASRSVLVTAGLIKQFHLRTGDEVIGRARRPRENERYGTLVQVEAVNGLDPESARQRPRFDDLTPTFPDRQLVLEDPLMDDSLSLRVVDLLVPIGRGQRALIVAPPKAGKTTLLKKVANSIVKNYPDVTVMVLLVDERPEEVTDFRESVQGAQVIASTFDEPPQHHVRVAEFVHERARRIVEEGGHVVILLDSITRLARANNLVTPPTGRTLSGGLDSNALHWPKRFLGAARNIRDGGSLTILATALVETGSRMDDVIFEEFKGTGNAELVLSRRLEERRIFPALDILKSGTRREELLLQPEVLKKMWLLRKVISDMDPADAMEMLLSRMGKTRNNVEFLQSLAGG; this comes from the coding sequence GTGACCGAGCCCCACATCGCGCCGCTCCCCTTTCACGAACTCCAGCAGAAAATCCTGCCCGAGCTGCACCTCATCGCCGCTCAGAGCGGCATCGAGAACTACCGCAAGCTCAAAAAGGACGCCCTGGCCCTCGCCATCATGGAGCGCCAGGCCGAGGCCGAGGGCCAGGTCCTCGCCCGCGGCTACCTCGACATCAGCGCCGACGGCTACGGCTTCCTGCAGGCCGACCTCCTCGAACCGGCCTCCCGAAGCGTGCTCGTGACGGCGGGCCTGATCAAGCAGTTCCACCTCCGCACCGGCGACGAGGTGATTGGCCGCGCCCGGCGCCCCCGCGAGAACGAGCGCTATGGCACCCTCGTGCAGGTCGAGGCGGTCAACGGCCTGGACCCCGAGTCCGCCCGCCAGCGCCCCCGCTTCGACGACCTGACCCCGACCTTCCCCGACCGCCAGCTCGTCCTGGAAGACCCGCTGATGGACGACAGCCTCAGCCTGCGGGTGGTGGACCTCCTCGTGCCCATCGGCCGCGGGCAGCGCGCGCTCATCGTCGCGCCCCCGAAAGCGGGCAAGACGACCCTGCTCAAAAAGGTCGCCAACTCCATCGTCAAGAACTACCCCGACGTGACCGTGATGGTCCTCCTCGTGGACGAGCGCCCCGAGGAGGTCACCGACTTCCGCGAGAGCGTGCAGGGCGCCCAGGTCATCGCCTCGACCTTCGACGAGCCGCCCCAGCACCACGTCCGGGTGGCGGAATTCGTCCACGAGCGTGCCCGCCGCATCGTCGAGGAGGGCGGCCACGTCGTCATCCTGCTCGACTCGATCACCCGCCTCGCCCGGGCGAACAACCTCGTGACGCCGCCGACCGGGCGCACCCTCTCCGGCGGTCTGGACTCCAACGCCCTGCACTGGCCCAAGCGCTTCCTGGGGGCCGCGCGCAACATCCGCGACGGCGGCTCCCTCACCATCCTGGCGACCGCCCTCGTCGAGACCGGCTCCCGCATGGACGACGTGATCTTCGAGGAGTTCAAGGGCACCGGCAACGCGGAACTCGTCCTCAGCCGCCGCCTGGAGGAGCGCCGTATCTTCCCCGCGCTCGACATCCTGAAATCCGGCACCCGCCGCGAGGAACTGCTCCTCCAGCCCGAGGTGCTGAAAAAGATGTGGCTCCTGCGCAAGGTGATCTCCGACATGGACCCCGCCGACGCGATGGAGATGCTGCTCTCGCGCATGGGCAAGACGCGCAACAACGTCGAGTTCCTCCAGTCGCTCGCGGGCGGCTGA
- the fsa gene encoding fructose-6-phosphate aldolase — protein sequence MEFFIDTAVVDEVREINAWGVLSGVTTNPSLVASSGRDFKEVIQEIAALVGGAISAEVTALDAEGMIREGREVASWSEHVVVKLPLTPAGLQACRTLTSQGIRTNVTLCFSVPQALLAARAGATYISPFAGRVDDIGWDGIELVRQIKEAYVMGDIPTKVLAASIRHPQHVVQSALAGADVATIPYKVFTAMIKHPLTQAGLDAFLGDWAKRAGASPETPSSEAGTNPQAGGVTAQGGQKK from the coding sequence ATGGAATTTTTTATCGATACCGCCGTCGTGGACGAGGTGCGCGAGATCAACGCCTGGGGCGTGCTTTCAGGTGTGACGACCAATCCCAGCCTCGTCGCCTCCTCAGGGCGCGACTTCAAGGAAGTCATCCAGGAGATCGCCGCGCTCGTGGGCGGGGCGATCAGCGCGGAGGTCACCGCCCTCGATGCCGAGGGCATGATCCGGGAAGGCCGCGAGGTGGCGAGCTGGAGCGAGCACGTCGTCGTCAAGCTGCCGCTGACCCCGGCGGGCCTCCAGGCCTGCCGGACGCTGACGAGCCAGGGCATCCGCACGAACGTGACCCTGTGCTTCTCGGTGCCGCAGGCGCTCCTCGCCGCGCGGGCCGGGGCCACCTACATCTCGCCCTTCGCGGGCCGGGTGGACGACATCGGCTGGGACGGCATCGAACTCGTGCGCCAGATCAAGGAGGCGTACGTGATGGGGGACATCCCCACCAAGGTCCTCGCCGCCTCCATCCGCCACCCGCAGCACGTGGTGCAGTCTGCCCTCGCCGGGGCCGACGTGGCGACCATCCCCTACAAGGTCTTCACCGCGATGATCAAGCACCCGCTGACCCAGGCGGGACTCGACGCCTTCCTGGGGGACTGGGCGAAGCGGGCGGGGGCGAGCCCCGAGACGCCCTCCAGTGAGGCGGGCACCAACCCGCAGGCGGGCGGCGTGACCGCCCAGGGAGGCCAGAAGAAGTGA